A genomic segment from Daphnia carinata strain CSIRO-1 chromosome 1, CSIRO_AGI_Dcar_HiC_V3, whole genome shotgun sequence encodes:
- the LOC130691646 gene encoding cAMP-specific 3',5'-cyclic phosphodiesterase-like isoform X4 — MTETVTGTDSPDFYGQPRSPSTTPPPHSAAASSSNNSQRTRSGGVNDDVDEAPGSGRHHYRTTSTSRQRLSLPEDSNPVTVFGAPLLRNRPASLSPFRPGSGTTKHRVDDGNERCDRSGAAGWRPPNAHGDNNCSRSSGSTMWRHPSLTVDQSHHHHNSTAQPLTSTSSSSSSSGLFSWRKKHPRRSSSSSVVPTSSATSFFTSCVAAPPADPVRTVVTPRQQQQQQREAAEARPSTPSRRNSQPAAFSLPQLVRRSLQPLISSSPSTEVDDQSDSVTKLRYMKCKQFKRMLNKELSHFSESSRSGNQISEYICSTFLDKQQELDLPSLRVDDSETEKARLASGPRKSKDGSKDGFTLAGSGITTSSSSSSGTVAALSAKSGASAATSQSSSHVGRTMSHISGIKRPLSHSNSVTSEKVAKYGVDTANEHELGKFLDEVDRWGIDIFRIAELSSNRPLTAVTYAIFKERGLMNAFKIPDKTLVSFLMTLEDHYGKEVPYHNHFHAADVTQSTHVLLNSPALESVFTNLEIMAAIFAATIHDVDHPGLTNQFLINTSSELALMYNDESVLENHHLAVAFKLLQSPDCDIFSNLNKKQRQTLRKMVIDMVLATDMSKHMSLLADLKTMVETKKVAGSGVLLLDNYTDRIQVLQNMVHCADLSNPTKPLDIYRRWVSLIMEEFFQQGDREREQGLDVSPMCDRQNATIEKSQVGFIDYIVHPLWETWADLVHPDAQDILDGLEDNRDWYFSMIPPSPPPAQSDNTPVDHSDDTGENTETGEADDVNRIESEDGHWRSSNALSVPSERIQFQITLEEGESGNEEDD, encoded by the exons ATGACCGAAACGGTGACGGGCACTGACAGTCCAGATTTTTACGGACAGCCGAGAAGTCCGTCGACGACGCCGCCGCCGCACTCGGCCGCGGCGTCGAGTAGCAACAACAGTCAAAGAACGAGATCCGGTGGCGTCAACGACGATGTCGATGAGGCCCCTGGGTCTGGCCGTCACCATTACCGGACGACATCAACATCGCGGCAGCGTCTTTCGCTGCCAGAAGACAGTAATCCGGTGACGGTTTTTGGCGCTCCGCTTCTTCGAAATCGGCCTGCCAGTTTGTCGCCTTTCCGGCCTGGAAGCGGAACGACTAAGCACCGCGTAGACGACGGCAACGAGCGATGCGATAGGAGCGGTGCGGCCGGATGGCGTCCACCCAATGCACACGGAGACAATAACTGTAGCAGAAGTAGTGGCAGCACAATGTGGCGACATCCGTCGTTGACTGTCGATCAATCGCACCATCATCATAACTCGACGGCGCAACCGCTGACATCCacgtcttcctcttcttcatcttccGGTCTCTTCAGTTGGCGCAAAAAGCATCCGCGGCGATCGAGTTCCAGTTCGGTGGTGCCCACGTCGTCAGCGACGTCGTTTTTCACGTCTTGCGTCGCTGCCCCGCCGGCTGATCCCGTCCGCACGGTTGTCACGCCAaggcagcagcaacaacagcagcgaGAAGCGGCCGAGGCGAGGCCGTCGACTCCGTCGAGACGCAATTCACAACCGGCCGCTTTCTCACTACCCCAATTGGTCCGTCGTTCCCTCCAGCCTTTGATTTCTTCATCGCCGTCGACCGAAGTCGACGACCAATCCGACTCGGTCACCAAATTGCGCTACATGAAGTGCAAACAG TTCAAACGGATGCTGAACAAAGAGTTGAGCCATTTTTCCGAATCCAGCCGGTCGGGCAATCAGATCTCCGAATACATCTGCTCGACATTCTTGG ATAAACAGCAAGAATTGGATTTACCATCACTACGTGTCGATGATTCCGAAACGGAAAAGGCTCGTCTTGCTTCTGGTCCGCGAAAGTCCAAGGACGGTAGCAAAGATGGTTTCACGTTGGCCGGATCAGGGATCACTACGtcatcttcatcatcgtcgGGCACGGTGGCTGCATTGTCAGCTAAAAGTGGAGCTTCTGCGGCCACGTCACAGTCGTCCAGTCACGTGGGTCGGACCATGTCACACATATCCGGCATCAAGAGGCCACTGAGTCACTCGAACAGCGTCACCTCGGAGAAGGTGGCCAAATACGGGGTGGACACAGCCAACGAACATGAACTGGGCAAG TTTCTAGACGAAGTCGACCGTTGGGGTATCGACATTTTCAGAATAGCGGAGCTCTCCAGCAATCGACCACTGACGGCTGTGACGTACGCCATCTTCAAA GAGCGCGGTCTAATGAACGCCTTCAAGATACCCGACAAGACTTTGGTCTCTTTCCTGATGACGCTCGAGGATCACTACGGCAAGGAGGTGCCCTACCATAATCACTTCCACGCTGCCGATGTCACTCAGTCCACCCACGTCCTACTTAATTCGCCCGCATTAGAG TCGGTGTTTACCAATTTGGaaattatggcggccattttcgCAGCTACTATTCACGACGTTGATCATCCCGGTCTCACAAATCAATTTCTTATCAATACGA GTTCCGAACTGGCTTTGATGTATAACGATGAATCGGTGTTGGAGAACCATCACCTGGCAGTGGCGTTCAAGTTATTACAAAGCCCCGACTGCGACATCTTTAGCAATTTAAATAAGAAACAGCGGCAAACGCTTCGCAAGATGGTGATCGATATGGTTTTGGCGACGGATATGTCAAAGCATATGAGTTTGCTGGCAGATTTGAAAACCATGGTGGAAACTAAGAAAGTCGCTGGTTCGGGCGTCCTCCTTTTGGATAACTACACCGACCGAATCCAG GTGCTGCAAAACATGGTCCACTGTGCCGATTTAAGTAACCCGACCAAGCCATTGGATATTTACCGTCGCTGGGTGTCGCTTATCATGGAAGAGTTCTTCCAGCAAGGAGATCGAGAACGCGAACAGGGTCTGGATGTCAGTCCAATGTGTGATAGACAAAATGCTACTATCGAAAAGTCGCAG GTGGGTTTCATCGACTACATCGTGCACCCTCTATGGGAAACTTGGGCCGACTTGGTTCATCCGGACGCTCAAGACATTCTAGACGGCCTGGAGGACAACCGTGATTGGTACTTTAGTATGATACCGCCGTCACCACCACCAGCCCAGTCGGACAACACACCAGTGGATCACTCAG ATGATACGGGCGAAAACACGGAAACAGGGGAAGCCGATGACGTCAACAGAATAGAAAGCGAAGATGGGCATTGGCGCTCTAGTAACGCTTTATCCGTCCCTTCAGAGCGTATCCAGTTTCAAATCACTCTGGAAGAGGGAGAGAGCGGTAACGAGGAGGATGACTGA